CTCTCCCGCCGCCGTGAGCCGCCTGATCCGCGCGCTCGCGGAGATCGGCCAGCTGGCTGGCTGGATGGCATTCGACGCCGCCGATCACGGTCTGGCGCAGCGCTACTTCGCCACGGCACTGCGGGCAGCGCACCAGGTCAACGATCTGCCCCTGTGCGCCCACATCCTCGGCGACCTCTCCTTCCAGGCGGCGAGCCGGGGCCACCCTGCGGACGCCATCGCCCTGGGCGAGGCCGCCCGCCGCGCCAGCGACGCCGCCCCGCCAGCCGTACGGGCATCCGTCCTGTCCCGGCTCGCGTACGCGTACGCCGCCGCCGGCCGCGACAACGACTTCACCCACACCCGCGGGGCTGCCCGCGAGCTGATCGCCAGCCGGGACGGCAGCCAAGAAGAGCCCCGCTGGATGTATTTCCTCACCGACAACCACCTGGACTGCCAGGCTGGTTACGGTCTTATCCAGATGGGCTGTGCCCAGCAGAAAGCGGACGGCGGCACGAAGGGACGGCGCTTCCTCGCCCAGGGTGCGGAGATGCTCCGCTCAGGGGCGTACGACGTCCCGCGAGGCGACCCCAGTCAACGCAGGGCCATGTTCGAAGGCGCCTGGCTGGCCCTAGGCCACAGCGCCCACGGAGACCTGGAGGCCGCCTGCGAGGTCGGCCAGATCGTCGCTGACCGCCTCGACGTCGTGCGCTCGCCTCGCAGCGCGGCCCTGCTCCACCAGCTCGCCGCAGACCTGCGCCGCCGACAGCGCAACGCCCACGTGCGCAGCTTCCTGCCATCCCTGGAGCATGCCCTCGCCGAACACGCCCCGTCGAAGCCACCTGGCCGTTAGGGTCGGGTCATGACCGCAGGGGAGCGCGTTGTCGTTGTCGGGGCTGGAGTGGCAGGGCTCACCACCGCCGTCGTTCTCGCCGAGGCCGGAGCTTCGGTGCACGTGATCGCCGAGCAGGTGCCGGGCGTCACGTCGCTGGCGGCCGGGGCGATGTGGGGGCCATACCTGGTCGAGCCGAAGGACAAGGTCGACCAGTGGGGGCAGCGGTCTCTGGAGGTCTTCCGCGAGCTGGCGGAGGATCCGTCGACGGGCGTCCGGCTCACCAGCGGCATCGAGGCATCCCGTACGGCCGAGGCCCCACCGGACTGGGCCACCGCTCTGCCCGGCTTCCGGCCGTGCGACCTGACCGAACTGCCGGCCGGGTTTTCGGCTGGCTACCAGTTCACGGTTCCGCTGATCGACATGCCCACCTACCTCGACTACCTCCTGCGTCGCCTCGATGCCGCTGGGGGAACGGTCGGGCGGCGACGCCTGGCTTCCCTCGCGGACGCCGGCCCTGCTCCGGTGATCGTCAACTGCACGGGCCTGGGCGCCCAGGAACTGATCTCGGATCCTGACCTTCGGCCCATCCGCGGACAGCACGTCATCGTCACCAACCCGGGGTTGACCGAGTTCTTCTCCGAGGACACCGGCCTCTCCCCGGACCTGCTGTGCCTCTACCCCCACGGCGACACCGTTGTCCTGGGCGGTACAGCCATCGACAGCGAAGGAGACCTCGCCCCTGACGACAAGGCGGCGGCGGGCATCCTGGCCCGCTGCATCCAGGTCGAACCCCGCCTCGCTCAGGCCCGCGTCCTGGAGCATCGGATCGGTGCCCGACCGACCCGTGCCACGGTTCGTGTGGAGGCGGAGCGAGATGAGGAGGGCGGCACCGTAGTCGTCCACAACTACGGGCACGGGGGTGCTGGCGTCACGCTGTCGTGGGGGTGTGCCGAAGAAGCTCGGGAGCTGCTCTCCGCCAAGTGACGGCCTTGCAGGACACCCATCACGCACATCCCCGTGCTGCCCGTGGAGGAACAGGAAGATGCAGCAGAACGCGGAGAAAGAGCCGGGCGTTGCCGCAGCCTCATCGTTCACGAGGGCCGTGTTCTGATGGTGCGTCGCCGTGTCAGCGAAGGTCCCCTCTCCTGGCAGTTTCCGGCTGGCAAGGTCGAACCTGGTGAGACTCGTGAAGAGGCTGCCGTGCGCGAGACGGAGGAAGAAACCGGCCTGACAGTGTCGGCAATGAAGCTGCTCGGCGAGCAGGTCCACCCGAAGACGGGTCGGCTGTTGTCGTACACCGTGTGCCAGGCGGTAGGTGGCACGGCCCACGTAGCGGCCCCCGAGGAATTGGCTGAGCTTGCCTGGGTGCCCCATGGCGAGATCCCTCAGTACGTGCCGTACGGCCTGTTCGAGCCCGTGCAGGAGTACCTCGACACGTCCCTGCCATCCTGAGGGCACTGGTGGGAGCGAGGCCGGTGACGGGTGTGTGCGCCGATGAAGGAATGGATGCGGTTGCCGCGTGCACGGGCCCCTCGGGACGACGAGGGGCGAGTTGTAGGATCTTGCGGCTCGTGGTACGGGCCATCCTTGCTGACCAGCAGCTCTTACGCTGGCTCAAGTTGATGGCACAGCCGGTCCGTCTCACGGCCATGGCATTTCCTCAGGGTGTAGTCGGCCCGCCGGGACCGGTGGGCGGGAGGTCCAAGTTGGCGAGCTGAAGTCACGCCTGCGGGGTGGCGTGATCTGCTCCACCCCGAAATCTGGCCCTCTTCGCGAAGTGATCAGACCTTAGCCTTGCGCCACGGTGCGGCGGGGTCCGAGAGCGTGTCGAGGATCAGCTCGCACCAGGTCACGGCAGCATTGACCGTCAGGCGAGCATGACGCACTCCAAGCCCAGAAGGTGCGCTCGCCTGACCGTGACCGCTGCCGAAGCCCTGGTTGCGCAGTTCGGCGACGCCGACTGCGATGTTCACCGAGCCCGAAAGGATTTTCTTCACGGCCTTGCTGCCGTCCGGCCCATCAGGAGCCGAGCCAGCGTCGAGCTTCAGCGCCTTCTGGACCGTGCTGATCAGGGCTGGGAGCGCGGCGTTCCGGTCGACCTTGATGTTCAGCTCCCCAAGAGCGGTCTTCGCCGTTGCCTCGATGAGCTGCTTGGCCGCGCCGATGGCCCCATGGGGATCGGTGGTCAGGTCCCTCCGAATGCGCTCCAACTCGATCGTGATGCCGGAGGCGTCGGTCAGGGTGCTGAGGTCGCGGACCAGCACTGGCGGGTTGGACCAGGAGATCCTCCCCTCCTTATCGAGAGTGAAGCCGTCCCGCTCCAAGCGGACCCTGATGTCGTCAAGCCACTTAGGAGTTCCCTGATCGTCCGGGTTCCGGTACGCGCGGATGAAGTCCTCGAAGACCAGGAGTACACGTCGAACCTGGTTCGGATCCGACCAGTCCACGCCCTCCGCGTAGAGCATGAATTCAGTCCGCCGCTGGCCTGAGTCCTGGTACTTCAGCTCATCTGGCGGGATGGGCGCGAACCCGTGGTCCTCCCACAGTTCGGCGACAATCCGGACGGTCAGGTCCGTGGCCAGAGAGCGGAAGGCGTTGCGGGTCGCCGGGCTCACCAGCTCCCGCCGTGCGGTGACGGTCATGGTCTGAAGATAGGAGCAGACCCTGACACCGTCACTGTCTTTTCCCAAGGTGACGTCTGATCCATGCCGCGCCTGTCCGACCAACCAGTCTCGGGTTGCGGCTGATCGGCCACTGGGTGGCCGTTGGTCGTGAGATTCGGCCACGGAACCTGAGATCCCACACGAGTGGGCCACACTGGAGTTCGCCGGGGGCAGACAGCGAAGATCCACGAATGACTGGCCAACACAGGCAAGGCATGTCAACGTAGACGACTTCCGTAAACCCCCAGGTCATGGAGGTGATTGCCCGTGACTGCGATGTCCCCGAGTCCCGGATTCTCGACCACCGTCGAAGCCCTGCGCTTGCGCGAGTGGCAGCTCGGCCCGGGCCAGCCCACCCTTGTGATGGATCAGTTCTCCGCTCAGGACTTCAACCTGGTCGTAGACGACCGCGCGGACGTGCACGTCAACTCGAAGGACGGCCGCTTCTACCTCGGATGGTTTCCGCTCGGGCGCCCCTGGCGCCGACGGGGAGGGATGGAAGATCGCCGTTACTGGCAAGGCGAAGGTGCGGGGCTACCAGATCTCCTTCGACACCGAGACGCCAGCCGATGTCGTTGCCGCCACTGTCGCTCGTGTGCTGGAGACCTCCTGGCTGGTGTGACGCCGGAGGCTCGAGTTGGCTTCCTCCGGCGGCCTTACCCGTCTCGCTGAAGGCCGCGATGCGGACACGCCGCTCGACCATCTGCCACGAGCGCCCGCCGTCGAGGCCGACCCGCTGGCGCAAGTGGAACCCCACAAGCCCTTGGAGGCGCCCCTGCACCCCGACTTCCCGTTCCGTTCGACCACCCCGACCCCGGTCCCGCCCGCTTACTGGGTCGGTCCCCGGCACCTGGCCGGTGACGACGGACGTCTGTACGACGTCGTCGCCGACACACTCGCCGGCCTGGGTTGGACGAGCCTGGCGATCGTCCGCGGCCGACGGGAGCTGAGCGAGGCGCTGGAGGACCGCGAGGTCTTGCGCAGCACCGTCCTGCACATCAGTCCCGACTCCCTGCGGTGGGCGCAGTGGGTCCTGCCAGATGAGCCGTTCCACCTGGGGAATTCGCCGATCGCCTGGCAGGTATCCGCTCGCGCCGACATGAGTAGCCCACTCGCCCAGTGGTCGGCCTACTTCACCCCCGATGTCCCCGGGGAGGCCCTTGCCGACTTCCTCGTCGCGCTCGACACTCGCGAGCAGCCCGGTGTGCCACTCGGCGGCCCGGGGCTCGTCCTCGACGCTGTTGCGGCGCACGGTTGGCTGCGCGACATCGACGAGCCCGGCGCGGGGGCGATGGACCCGACCTTCGCCTCCCACGTCCGCCTCGGAGAGGTGCCGCCCCTCATTCAGGACGCCGACCCGATCGCCCTGGTGGCCGAGGCTGACGAGGCGGCCCTGGCCGGATGGCAGGCATGGGCCGAGCCGGTGCTTGGCACAGGGTATCTGTGGGCCGCGTCGTTCAGCACCAGCGTGCCGCACGACCTGGTCGCCGCGTTCGTCGGCTCGCTCAGTTCCAGCGCGCCGGTGCTGCGTCGGGTGTTGCCGGAGAGCACACGCGACCGGCTCCTGCGCGCTCCAGCCAGCTGAGTGCTTCCCACGCATCGAAGCCGGGCCTCCCTCGTTGAGGAGGCCCGGCTTCGTGCTGTGGTGCTTCGTACCGGCGTCTTCCCGCGCGTCACGGCCCGCGATTGCTGGGGCGGTCCTCCCCCTGGCCGGCGCCTTGTTCGACGTAGCGAGTTAGCGTGGCCACGGACGCCGTAAGCCTCAGTGTCAGATGCCGGCATCCATCCCAGGAGCCGGTCGAATCCTCACGCTGGCCCCTGGCGACGGGCTCTCGTCAGAAGGCGTACGGGGCGAAGGGACGAACTGGGTCTATTACGCGACCGAGCAGTCGATCGAACTCGGTCCGGTCGTCTTCGTTCATGAGCTGGACGGCGTTGCCGAGGTTCTTCTCGGTGAGCTGCTCCATGAACGGGGCGAGGAAGCGCTGCAGTGCCTCCGGCGCTTCGTCCACCGTGCGCAGGTACTCCTGGTACCGGGCGAGCTGTTCGCTCACCTCTTCGAGTTCGACTCGGGTGGCGGTGAAGGCGAGGGCCTGTTCCTCCTTGCTGAAAGGGCGTCCGTCGCGGTGGGTCCATGTGTTGGTGTCACGTCGGCGCTTGAAATCGGCGTCGCAGAGGAGGGCGACGATATCGGGGCGGGGTCGGGTCTCGGTCTTGGGCATACGGGTGTTCCTCACAGGAGTTTGGGTGGGTGCAGGCATCAATGGTCTGGAGGATCGCCGGTTTGCCCAACCGGCGATCGTCGGCTATGTTCCGCCCGCTTTGCCGGTTAGCGCCGACGGCTGGAGTCGTTCGCTGCGTTGGGCGCCGGCTGTGTGGAGGGCGCCGGGGACACGGTGCGCCGACTGCCTCGCGCGGGTGTGTCCTGGGGGCTTTCGGGTCCGGCGGGCAAGTGGGCGCTGTGGCGCAGGCGCCAGACGAGGACGTCGCTGACGGACGTGGCGGTGTCGAGCTCGCGCCGTCGGGTGGCTTCGGCAAGCAGGGCGGCCGGGTCATGGCCGGCTCTCTGGACGTCGTCGAGAGTGGCGGCCAGGGCGGGCCAGCCGGGCTCGGACCGGATCCGTTCGGCCAGCTCAGGCAGCACCTGGTGAAGAAGATCGGCTTGCCGCTGGCGAACACGCGGGGTCAGACGGTGGCCTCGCTGACGGAGGATGGCCATGGGGTGGGCTGCGGCGGCCTGGTAGGCGGCGCTGAGGTGTTCGGCGGCTTGCCAGGCTGCTGCGGCCTGCTGGCTGTGGTGCCTCTTGGCGTGCCAGTTCGCCGCGGCGATGGCGAGGAAGAACGCCATGTCGATGAGCATGGCGGTGGTGGCGCCATCTTCGCCGCGGCCCAGGGCGGGCCCGCTGTGGACGAGATCGCGGGCGGCCTGGCGCAGGGCGCGGTCGTGCCCGCGTACGGCCTTCACGTGGGAGCGGCTGGCCCGCTCGAACACGAAGGCCGCCTCGCGGAGTTCAGCGCGGGTGTGGGCGGCGGAGGTCTTGGCGAGCGCGTCCAGGACCTCCCCTGCGGCAGCGATGTGGGCTGCTGCTGTGCCGTCGTCGCCGTGGTCGATGATCAGCAGGGCCTGCCATGTGGCGGCGGTGGCGCGGCGCCGCGCGAACGCGGGACCTGTCACGCGCGGCAGGGCGGGCTCCTCCGGACGGGCGCCATCCACCGAGGCGGCAGCCTCTGCGGGAAGGGT
This DNA window, taken from Streptomyces sp. SCSIO 30461, encodes the following:
- a CDS encoding DUF317 domain-containing protein, translated to MEAPLHPDFPFRSTTPTPVPPAYWVGPRHLAGDDGRLYDVVADTLAGLGWTSLAIVRGRRELSEALEDREVLRSTVLHISPDSLRWAQWVLPDEPFHLGNSPIAWQVSARADMSSPLAQWSAYFTPDVPGEALADFLVALDTREQPGVPLGGPGLVLDAVAAHGWLRDIDEPGAGAMDPTFASHVRLGEVPPLIQDADPIALVAEADEAALAGWQAWAEPVLGTGYLWAASFSTSVPHDLVAAFVGSLSSSAPVLRRVLPESTRDRLLRAPAS
- a CDS encoding carph-isopro domain-containing protein, producing the protein MAPQAGEPNAVLAGCLDELGWSPKALARKLNRVFGAGTVAESAPYHWRDAGSLPRSPLPMMAAYVLSQELGRSVSVAELWQGRVGDSSALVPADTDLARPWTVQGMEAIVENWVMGGLVDRRRFLAISGAGLLAVVAQYLDGTAGRGQYAPRIASPPGTDPLVDQVEQHLPMLSALDDEHGGARHLPYVGAQFRAVGLLIREGGHSPAAVSRLIRALAEIGQLAGWMAFDAADHGLAQRYFATALRAAHQVNDLPLCAHILGDLSFQAASRGHPADAIALGEAARRASDAAPPAVRASVLSRLAYAYAAAGRDNDFTHTRGAARELIASRDGSQEEPRWMYFLTDNHLDCQAGYGLIQMGCAQQKADGGTKGRRFLAQGAEMLRSGAYDVPRGDPSQRRAMFEGAWLALGHSAHGDLEAACEVGQIVADRLDVVRSPRSAALLHQLAADLRRRQRNAHVRSFLPSLEHALAEHAPSKPPGR
- a CDS encoding relaxase/mobilization nuclease domain-containing protein, translated to MIPSIHKRGSETIGLIRYLYGPGTHEEHTDPHLVAAFDPLTPDPGRDPQTTYGQLQRLLDQPVNALPAGRRPKKHVWHLSVRASPEDPVLPDEDWAAIARRMVAATGIAPDGDDAACRWAAVRHADDHIHIIATLVRDDGRRPRLHNEARRAQAEARAIEADYGLRRVASGDGTAAKRPTSAERHKAERQGRERPAREELRETVRRAVAGATSEEEFFDGLAAAGLLIRKRVAPSGDLLGYKVALPDDRNKDDEPVFYPGSRLAPDLSLPRIRERWTLPAEAAASVDGARPEEPALPRVTGPAFARRRATAATWQALLIIDHGDDGTAAAHIAAAGEVLDALAKTSAAHTRAELREAAFVFERASRSHVKAVRGHDRALRQAARDLVHSGPALGRGEDGATTAMLIDMAFFLAIAAANWHAKRHHSQQAAAAWQAAEHLSAAYQAAAAHPMAILRQRGHRLTPRVRQRQADLLHQVLPELAERIRSEPGWPALAATLDDVQRAGHDPAALLAEATRRRELDTATSVSDVLVWRLRHSAHLPAGPESPQDTPARGSRRTVSPAPSTQPAPNAANDSSRRR
- a CDS encoding FAD-dependent oxidoreductase, which translates into the protein MTAGERVVVVGAGVAGLTTAVVLAEAGASVHVIAEQVPGVTSLAAGAMWGPYLVEPKDKVDQWGQRSLEVFRELAEDPSTGVRLTSGIEASRTAEAPPDWATALPGFRPCDLTELPAGFSAGYQFTVPLIDMPTYLDYLLRRLDAAGGTVGRRRLASLADAGPAPVIVNCTGLGAQELISDPDLRPIRGQHVIVTNPGLTEFFSEDTGLSPDLLCLYPHGDTVVLGGTAIDSEGDLAPDDKAAAGILARCIQVEPRLAQARVLEHRIGARPTRATVRVEAERDEEGGTVVVHNYGHGGAGVTLSWGCAEEARELLSAK
- a CDS encoding abortive infection family protein; this translates as MTVTARRELVSPATRNAFRSLATDLTVRIVAELWEDHGFAPIPPDELKYQDSGQRRTEFMLYAEGVDWSDPNQVRRVLLVFEDFIRAYRNPDDQGTPKWLDDIRVRLERDGFTLDKEGRISWSNPPVLVRDLSTLTDASGITIELERIRRDLTTDPHGAIGAAKQLIEATAKTALGELNIKVDRNAALPALISTVQKALKLDAGSAPDGPDGSKAVKKILSGSVNIAVGVAELRNQGFGSGHGQASAPSGLGVRHARLTVNAAVTWCELILDTLSDPAAPWRKAKV